The sequence below is a genomic window from Pleurocapsa sp. PCC 7327.
CTATTTCTACTCCTTGCAACAGCTTGGTTTTCACTTCATCAACTTCGCTGTTCTCCGACAGGACGATATACTCATCAACTGCGCCTATCTGTTTTGCTTTCTCGCAAGTCTCTTGGCGATGAGAGATTCCGAGTACGTTAAAACTGTGCGATCGCAAATCTAATCCCAACGATCCACCAATTAATCCCAGTCCGACAATTCCTATCGTCGTCATTTGTTCTGTGCTACTATTCATAGACTGTTTCGTCTTCCTTACGCCATGCCGGATCGACGATACAGATAAAGACTAGCGGTTCGTCTGCGCAATTGCGAATATACTGCTTGGCATTGGGTGGGATATAGACTGCATCTCCAGGTTCGACGATTTGCGTTTCTTCGCCGATGTGCATTTCTCCCTTCCCGCTAAGGATGTAATAAACTTCTGAGGTTTTTAGAGAATGGGGTGTCGAAGTTTCCCCGACGGGGACGACGGCATGAGCTAAACTGTAGCGCAGTTCTATTGGTTGCTTGTCAGGATGCAGCAATTCTCGCAGGCGAGTGCTATCTCCTGCGAGAAATTCTTCACATTCTTTCAGTTTTTGAACTAACATAACGCGCGAATTGTTGTCAGGAGTTAGTCAATGATTCATTAATCATAGTTCGAAATCAAAAAATAATTCGTAACTCTGTAGAAACGTTCGAGAGAACGCCTATACTAACTTTCGATCCAGCACGCTACCGCAAGTCTCTATCAATCTTTGTATGTTATCCAGGTCGATAATCGGAACAACCGATCGCTTGTTCTGTATTGGCAAGTGTCGGTTGTACCGTACATTTGAGATGGTAATCGTTAGTAAAAAACTGACAGTTAGCGCAAGGGATTTGATGCATTTGCTTAGCTTTGGTGGCAGTATCGCGAATGATACTCCACAACGTCCAGCTTAGTAAAATAATAAAACCCCAAGCAACGAAAAAACAGATAGGAACAAGGAAAGGTTGTATGGCTTGAATTAAACTGCGTAGGAGTTGAATCACCGCTGATCCTTAGCCCGAAACGTCACTTAATAATAATCGAGTCTTTGATTGATTTAAGCGCGCTTTGTGCGTTCTCGATTCTATCTTGCGATAGATAAATTTAACTTCCCTTACCTAGTATAAGAGTGAAGATTGAATTATGCTTTAAAAATTGCTTCAGATGGGGCACACAGACGCGAGCGCTCGCGTCCTCATCCCTTCAACCGATGTAAAAGCCAGTCCAATTTCACCAATACCTAACTTCCCGCACTCAGTAATTGAACGATCTGAGATATCTGCTGTTTGTTGAACACTTTAAGCAAAGTTTTTGCTGCTGCTTGGGGATCTAGAGCGATGGTAATCTGTTGTGGGGCTTGTGAGTGAGCCACAACCAGTTGTTGTAGCTCTGGAGTAATAGCAATTTGACTGCCTTTGCCCATCTCAAGAAGATCGCCGCCCTGTTTCAGTTCTTTGATAACGACAGGGGCAAGGACGCGATAGGATAGTCTAGGATTGGCGATCGCCGCATCGGCAGCTTTTAGAAGCTTTTGCCAGCCTTGCTCGCCAGGAGCTAATTGTGCTAACCCGGCACAGATCTTCCGCAGTTGTTGGCGGCTGGCAGGCGTATCTTGTTGCTTGAAGAGCTGCAACATTTGCATCAGTAGGTTCTTCACCTGGGGCGCGATCGATACCTTGGCAGGAGCAGTCCGCACTGCCAACATTTCGTCTCTAGGAGCTGAGACAGCGCCGCCGAGCAATTGTTTGAGGTAATCTTGCAGTTCGACAAACTTGGGTTCGGAGCGCGAGACGATCGCGTCGGCTTCTTCTTCTTGAAGTCCCATCGGACTTTGCAGGTGTTCGATTAAATCCTGAAGAACATCGTATCCGGTCAGGAAAAGAGATTCCAGCTTTCGATCGACCGATAGGGTATGTTCTTTGAGAACTTTAAAAGCATCTTCTAGACGGTGAGCAGTTTTCTGAATGCTGCCGTAACCTAGCATTGCTGCTCCCCCTTTAATCGAATGGGCAGCCCGAAACATTTCGTTGACTCGTTCGGGATCTTCGATGACCGAAGACAACTCCAGTATTCCACGTTCGAGGGTTTCGAGGTGTTCTTTGGCTTCTTCTATGAAATAGCCAAGAATTTTTTGCTGATTTGCGGCATCCAAGGCAGTTTCTCCCAATCTGAATAAGGTTCGCTATCGCTAGGTTACTGCCGCCTTGCTCGCAATTTGAGCTAGGCTGAGATGGCGACATAACCCGATCGACTATCTCCCAATGCTTCGCGCAAAAAGCAATTTAGGAGATCCTAGTAATAGTATTCCCTAAAATTTCCAAAAAGTAACAGAGGATAGGGATAAATCAATTTCATCATAGATTTAAAAGTAACTACGGCGATCCGCGAAATATTTCCGAAAAAGAGCGTTTGATGAGGAAGGAAGTTAGTCCTGCTGCCTTCGCTCCGTGATAGTCTTCTTTTAAGCTATCTCCAATGTGCCATGCCTGTTGGGCGAGACAGTTATGTTTTTGTAGTGCGACCAGAAAAATTTGACTGTGGGGTTTTGCCGCCCCTACTTTTGAAGAAATTGTGATACTGCTAAAAAAATCTTTCAGTTGCAAGCGTTCCATTACTGAATACAAGCGAGTATCA
It includes:
- a CDS encoding Hpt domain-containing protein, with protein sequence MDAANQQKILGYFIEEAKEHLETLERGILELSSVIEDPERVNEMFRAAHSIKGGAAMLGYGSIQKTAHRLEDAFKVLKEHTLSVDRKLESLFLTGYDVLQDLIEHLQSPMGLQEEEADAIVSRSEPKFVELQDYLKQLLGGAVSAPRDEMLAVRTAPAKVSIAPQVKNLLMQMLQLFKQQDTPASRQQLRKICAGLAQLAPGEQGWQKLLKAADAAIANPRLSYRVLAPVVIKELKQGGDLLEMGKGSQIAITPELQQLVVAHSQAPQQITIALDPQAAAKTLLKVFNKQQISQIVQLLSAGS
- a CDS encoding cupin domain-containing protein, encoding MLVQKLKECEEFLAGDSTRLRELLHPDKQPIELRYSLAHAVVPVGETSTPHSLKTSEVYYILSGKGEMHIGEETQIVEPGDAVYIPPNAKQYIRNCADEPLVFICIVDPAWRKEDETVYE